Sequence from the Lepidochelys kempii isolate rLepKem1 chromosome 7, rLepKem1.hap2, whole genome shotgun sequence genome:
CCATGCTTTCTCCCTTCGCCTCTTCTCTGTGTCACCCCACAGTGGGGGAGCCGGGAAGTCAGCTGGCAGATTTGTGGGGACCAGAGATCCCAGCTTGGGAGGAGTGGGAGGAAGAGCAGACCCTAAAACACAGAGAGTAGAGGGGTCAGACTAGCTCTAACTACTACAGCCCACTCCCCTCTCACAgcccaaaacaaaaccctcaagccctgcccccacccctgctctacccactcggcccccttcccttccccacagctcttACGTGTTTGTCTTTATAAATGGATGTCGAAAACCCCATCCTCCACATCCTGGACCTCCTCCTCCCGGATCTCTGCAGAGACACACATAGCTCCTTGTAGCTGCAAACCCCAACGGAGCAGCCCACACTGCCACCCCACGGGGGAGCCACTCAGCTAGGATTCATCATGGCCAGTACTCACAATGCACTTTGACAAGCACAGACCCCTCCTCTCCACTGagatgcagcctcctctggggggtggggggctgtttgtacagggatccctcccctgGCGCTGAGATGTGGCcagccctggggggtgggggtggggcacgggAGCTGTTTATACTGCGGTCCCTCATCCAGCAttaagatgcagctgcctctgaggtggggcacagaggctgtttatacagggatccctgacctggcactgagatgcagctggccctggggtgaGGGCTGTTTATACTGCTGTCCCTCACCCagcgctgagatgcagctgcctctggggtgggatgcgGGGGCTGTGTAGACAGGAAGCCTGTGCGGAAGCAGGCTGGGATAACACAATGTGTTGGTTACCGGGGGCCCAGGATGGGGGTGTCTCAGAATAGCTGCCAGGGCTCAGAGCACCATCCCGCACCATCTGCAGCGACACAAACAGGAAACAGCATGGTGCAGTATTATGGGCCAGCAGGGAGGCCTCCTCGGTGGGGTCAGGAAATCGCATGGAGGTGTTGTTATCGGGCTTGCAAGCTGGCTTCCGGCACAACACTGGGGCCatggggagagtgggggaggggctagcgtcaggtctcctgggttctctcccagctctggtcggggagtgctggaggggttggggtgggccCTCGGCTCTGGGCTaggtggggtggggctgccccCGGTGGCCATACCTGTGTGGCGTGGGGATCtgcaggctgagcggggcagTGAGAAGCTGAAGGAGCGGGTggggatgtgggcagggctggccagGCTGAAACTCTTGGTCCGTTTGCGGCACTCCAAGGAGAGATGTTCCCGGCACTGCCTGTGGCAGTTCACGCCGCAGCCTGGGGGGCAACAAGGGAGGTTGGGGGAGgtgggccctgcagctccccttcgTGCAACCCCCCATGGCCCCACACCTCCCCTAATGCAGCCCAGGTCCCTCACACACCTCTATGGCTCCAGCTCCCCAATTTTCCCTgcactcccagctccccaggtGCACCCCAGCTCTCAATTCATCCCCCAGCTCCCCTGGTGCACCCCCAGCTCTCAATTCATCCCCCAGCTCCCCTGGtgcacccccacagcccagctccccAGTTCATGACCCAGTGACCCCAATGCACCCCTCCATCTTCTGCAAAGCACGCCCAGCTCCCCCACAGCTCAACCCCCATGGCCCCACGCTTCCCTATATACCTCCAATGCACCCCTATCTCCAGAATACAGCCACCCACAGCCTCTCTCCCCCAGTGCAGCACCAGCTTCCCCCCAACCACTCATCATTTCCCCaggcaaccccctcccccccacatactCACAGCGGCACTTGAACCCCTGTTTGTAGATTCCCAGTATCTGGGGAAAAAGATGCAAGGGGATGGGGTCAGCGAGGTGATGAGGGGAGGATGGGGGCACATGCTCagttccactttatgcatccaatgaagtgagctgtagctcacgaaagcttatgctcaaataaattggttagtctctaaggtgccacaagtcctccttttctttttactacagcAGTCGAATCGCAACAGTTGAAATGAGCTAATTTCACAACATTTCAACTTTCTGTCCCAGTTCCAAGTGGATCTCAGGATCTCCCACAGAACGGACAATCCGAGAATCGACCAGTGCTGGTGAGGGGGACAAGCTGACACTGGGACACCTATCCCTGCTGTGATGCAGCTGACTCTGGGGTAGGAGGTGGGGGCTGTTTATACCGCTATCCCTCACCCAGCACTAAGtcgcagctgcctctggggtgggacacaggAGCTGGGTCTACAGGGATTCCCTCACcaggtgctgagatgcagctagTCCTGGGGTGGGGTATgtgggctgtttatacagggatccctcaatgagcactgagatgcagccggCCTGAGGTGGGGACTGTTTATACTGCTACCCCTCACCCAGCACTAAGTTGCAGCTGCCTCTGTGGGGGAACGGGGACTGCTTACACAAGGATCCCTTGCATAGTTATCCCAGGATAAAGGTGCCTTCCCTCCCATAGAACTCATCCTCTGAGAAGAGTGAAGCCCCTTTACCCCAGTCTAACTGGGCCCTCTCTGGGTGAAGGGGTTGTCCTGGGATAACTAGGCCTAGGCTAGCTGTTGTGTGCTTCTGCGTCTCTTCAGtcatctcccctgcccctgccccagggatcTAACCCCCCTTGGCCCTCTCTGTGGCCGCactagtgaggcatgattttccctcGTGGAATCGACCCCCCAGTCATtatgggggaaagggaaaaggggGCACCCCTGTGGAACAAGCCCCCTAGTCTATGGAGGGTGGCTGTTTGTGGGTCCTGTGTTCTCACAGGGGGGCCCACAGAGGGCAGCCCCCAGAGCAACcagcctcctccaccctcccAGGGGCCAGCAATGGCTCACCAGGCTCTTGCAGTGACGGCAGGACAcggggtgcaggaaggtggtCTCCTGGAAGCTGTGGATGAAGCCCATCTTCCCATCCACCACAGCGCTGGACTTCATGAAGTACGAGATCATCTCCTCTCTGCTGATGCAGCCATCCCTAGGGGCACAAAGTATCAGGTTGGGAGACAGGGCGCCCAGGTCTGCGCccggctctgggcggggagtggggacCAAGGcgttagagcagggggactgggtgTCAGGTCATCCAGGTCTGTGCTAGGCtctgggtggggaatgggggccaGCGGGGTAGAgctggggactgggagtcagggcatCTGGGGTCTGTgccaggctctgggcagggagtgaGAGCCAGGGGAGTagagctggggggttgggagtCAGGGCACCTGGGTCTGTGCTAGGctgtgggcagggagtgggggccagAAGGGTAGAGCTGGGGGGTtaggagtcaggacgcctgggtctgtgctaggctctgggcagggactgggggccggggggtaCAGTAGGGGGTTGGGAGTCAAGGCACCCGGATCTGTGCCAGGCTGTGGGTGGCGAGTGGGGGCCAGCGAGGTAGAgctggggactgggagtcagggcacCTGGGGTCTGTgccaggctctgggcagggagtggaAGCCAGGGGAGTAGAGCTGGGAGATTGGGAGTCAGGGCACCCGGGGCTGTGccaggctgtgggtggggagtgggggccgggggggtagagctggggggctgggagtcagggcacCCGGGTCTGTGccaggctgtgggtggggagtgggggccagAGGGGTAGAGCtggagggctgggagtcagggcacCCGGGTCTGTGccaggctgtgggtggggagtggggaccaGGGGGGTAGagttggggggctgggagtcaggactcccaaGTTCCAACAAAGAAGAAAGCATTACAGGGGATGAGACTTCTAGGCGGAGGCCTGGCCCCAGTACCTCACCCCTCCTTCTGGTGTGCGGGGCCCGCGGGGTCCCCCCTTCCTGGGCACTCACTGGTTCTCATCCAGGTCCCCAAATTTGCACAGGTAGGGGAAGTTGTTGCGGATGATTTTGAACTCCTCCTGGGAGATGTGGCCGTCTCCGTCCACGTCGAAATTCCGGAACACGGactgcagggggcagcagagagcGGCGGGAGAGTCAGCTCGGCGATACGCCGCCCGCGGCACAGGAACCGGGGGCGGGACGGGGGGCTACTAGCACCCCCCGGTCTCCCGGCTGTCTGCTCCGCCCCCGGGGCTTTGCTCCGGGCCGCAGCTCGGGGGCGGGTgggcaggggtaagggggctggcttccAGCCCCCACTGTTAACAATGTCACTGTTAACAGGCCACTGGCCCCAGAACCCCCTCCACGTCCCCACGtggcctgcagggggcagcagagagcGGAGGGAGGGTCATCCCTGGGGGTACGCCACCCCCTATGCAGCCCCAGAGGCCCCTCCAACCACGTGGACCGCAGGGGGTAGCAGGGACTGGAGGAGGGCGTCAGCTCAAGGTACCCTGGCCTGACACACAGTCTCAGAGCGCCAACAGAAACGCAGACCATGGTGTCCAAGGCCCCCACTCTCACCTCCACCATCTTCTCAATGTGTGTCCGCACCAGCGTCTGGTCCGGTTTGGGTTTCACAGCCAAGGCCCACTCGTCTATGTCAGCCGGTCGGCTTGGGGGGGAacaggaggtggggctggacgGCTGGATGGACAGAGACATCCTCTGAGTGATCCCTTGGCCAGCGCTGagatgcaaccacctctggggtggagtgcaggGGCTGTTCAAACCGGAATCCCTCGCCCAATGCTGCGGCttcaggggctggagctggaggggtGTTAGTGAACGTGTGGGACCCGGCAGCCCCCTCTCTCTGGACAGGAAGCTCAGCCCCCAGGGAGCAGAGCGGAAGGCAGCTGCGAATGCGCCTGAGAACCAGCTCCTGGGACCAGATGGGACAGAGACGCCATGGCCTGCTgctcccccccattccccacaggGGGCAACAGAGGGGTCATGGCCCGGGGGCAGGGGACGGGGCACAGGTCACACAGCATCGTGCACTCACACACGCACTCACGGCCGACTTGCCACGGGGCTCTCTCTGCAGCGACAGCTGGTAGATCTCCTCCTCCGTCTGGTACTGATCCAGCGACACCTGGGGGGGCACAGCCCATcagacagcaggggtgggggattCACCAGGAGCTGGCTGACAAGGTTGGCGTTGGCCTCAGAGAGCAGTTTGATGGTCTAGGGTGCAGggagatatggggggggggggggagtgcagtgggggttgggatgtaatgaggggtgcagggggggctccAGGAGTTGGGATGCCACGGGGTGCAGTGAGGTTCaggggtggggtgctgggggagtaCAAGGGGGTGCAGTGAGAGGTCCAGGGGTGGGGTCTCACCGTGAGCAGGTTGATGAGGTCCATGTTGGCCTCGAAGGGTGGTTTGATGCTCTGCACCAGCACCAGCTCGTTGAGGATCCCGAAGAGCTGCTGCATCTTGGTGCCGTTGACGCGGGTGCGGGCCCGGTCCAGCCAGTCGGGCAGCGCCACGTGCACGGCCACCAGATCCTTGAGGTGCACGCCCAGGATGGGGAAGCGAAAGCCGACGCACTCGGCCAGGCGGCGCCGGTAGCGGCTGTAGTTCCCCAACGAGGTCACCAGCTCCGTCATGGACTCCCAcagctgggagggatggggggggaggggtcaggggctGGGCCCAGAGCAAGCCCCCAGCCTCGCCCCAGTGCTCTCCCAACCTCCCAACACCGCCCCAGACCCCAGCCTCGCCCCAGAGCTCCCCCAACACCGCCCCAGACCCCGACCTCGCCCCAGAGCTCCCCCAACCCCTCAACACTTCCCCAGACCTCAACCCCTCAAGCCCACCCTaaccccccaccactgccccaggcccctcGAGACCCCAACCCCAACCACCAGATTGTCATCCCACCCTCCAGCATTGCCCCAGCCCCTTGAGTATCCCACTTCCCCCCGGCCCTGCGCCCTGTACCTTGGTGGTCTCGGAGCTGACGTGGCTGTGGGTCTCTTTGAGGCGGGAGATGGAGCTGTGACTCAGCCCCCCCACCACGGCCATCAGCGTGTTGAAATTCTGCAGctgcaggagcctctgcagggatGTCCGGACGGAGGGGGGATCCAGCCGAGAGACAGTGGAGATccatgggggagagaggggttggATTAGTTCCAAGGATGGAGGAGTGgggcccgggggggtggggggggaacatTCACAcctggagcccagctggggctcAGACTACAATGGGccagcaggggggctgcgggccgggatTGAGGGGCCCCTCACCTGTGCCACCAGGATGAAGCGGGTGATGACCTGTGCCCGCTGCTGGGCGGTCGGCTTGCTCAGCACCATGAGCTGCACCCACTGTGAGACGCTGTTGAAAAGGGTGATGAACCGCTCCAGGATGGGGTTGTCCACAGTGCAGCCGTGCATGACGAAGCTGTGATAGTCCTGGAACTGGGATGGAAACAGAGCGTCAGTGCCGCCCCATGGGAGGGGGGAACATAGGGGGTGGGACAGTGCCTGCCCCATGGGGGGAGGAAAGGTCATTCCCAAAgcagccctccacccccaagcagcctccccagccccatggCAGCCGCAGGGTCTCCGCCCCGCACCAGGATCTTGCAGAAGGAGCGGTACTCCAGGTAGGTGAGATGCTCTGCCAGCTCGGAGGACTCCAGGTGGTCAAAGAGCAGCGACATCTTGCGTTTCTTCGGGGCCACCGGGTTGCGCTGGGTCACTTGGCGCTTCCACTTGTAagtagggctgggggggggcacagtcAAGGGGGGGATGTCAGAGCCAAGCCAGTCTTTGCAACCAAACCGCTGGCACACATTCTTCCTGCACCCGCATGCACAGCCCAGAGACTCCTGCGTGCTCCCACGCCCCGTGCACACACGTCccatgcgcgcacacacaggcCATGTGCAAACACATGCCTCgtacactccccccccccacacctcatgcACTCCCACACACTCCACGTGTACACACACGTCCTGGGCACTCCCATGTGCATGTCCCGCTCATGCCCACACAAACATACCCCATGCACTCCCACACACACCTGCACCATGCACACTCACAGACACAGGAACACCCCTGTGCTCACGCTTGTGCCCTCGCTCAGACCCGCTCCTCAGTCCTCCTCAGCCCATGCAGGCCCCCTGCTCTCACACAGCTGCTCTGGGACACCTCACCCTCACCCCTGACCCTCccattcccccagctccccaccacctcccccaccccccatgcttccgcccccaccacatacacattCTCAATGTCGATGAGGTTGCTGTGGCGCCGGTTCCCCTCACGGCCCAGAACCTCCTTTAGCTCCTTGATCTGCTCTGCTAGCTCCGGGTTCAAATCAAACTCTGCCGGGAATGCCGAGATCCAgtacctggggagggggaaggggtaaCGACAGCCAACACCCGGaacacagccacctctggggtggggaacaGAGGCAGTTTACTCAGGGATCCCTCACCCGCTGGAAAGATGTCCTATATTGAGCCCCCTGCAGCACTGTGCCCCTGAATGCTGCACTGGGGACAGCTCTGCCCCGAGGTTTGAGGATGCTGCCCTGAAATGTGGGGCTCCTCCGGACTCACCTCACCAGGTGGCAGGTTTTCACCTGCAGGGAGCTGCTTTCTGAGCTACGAGACTCTTGGTAGGTgcaagggcagagttaaggcgaATTCCACATTGCAGGCACTGGagactgggggagtggggagaaaggCGGAGGAGCTGGGCCATGGATTTGGGGCCCTTGGACCAGGCTGGGAGGAGTCAGCGTTCTAGAATCACAGCAATGcggggatggaagggacctctggaggtcactGAGTCCAGCCCCCCgcgctgaggcagaaccaagcaaacccagaccatccctgacaggtgtttgtcccacCTGTTCTTAccacctccagtgatggggagtCCGCAACCAGAGCTTAACTAgcctgagaaaaaagaaaaggagtacttgtggcaccttagagactaaccaatttatttgagcataagttttcgtgagccacagctcacttcatcggatgcatacagtatgcatccgatgaagtgagctgtggctcacgaaagcttatgctcatataaattggttagtctctaagatgccacaagtactccttttctttttgcgaatacagactaacacggccgttactctgtAGCCTGAGAAAGCATTTCCTAAAATCTAACCTacttctcccttgctgcagattaagcccatgacATCTGGTCCTACCTCCAGTGGACGCGGAGAACAGCTGACCACCATCCTCTTCAGAACAGGCCTGAAGATATTGGAAGACTCTTAGCAGGTGTCCCCCTCTTTTCTCAAGCCTAAAGATGCCCAGCTTTTTAGCCTTTCCTCCCAGGGCAGGTTTTTAgaccatttatcatttttgttgctctcctcttgacgctctccagtttctccacagcTCTCCTAAAGCCTGGCACCCAAACCTGGAtgctgtactccagatgaggcttcccCAGTGCCGAGTAACatctcccgtgtcttacatacgcCTCTCCCGTTAACACAGCCCAGACAATAACAGGCTTTTCCACAACATCATCACACTGTTGGCTCGGATTCCCTTGATGAGccaacccctagatccttttcaagAGGACTGTCACCTAGCCAGTCTTTCCCCGTTTTGTGATTTCTCCTTCCTCAGTGCAGTCCTTTGCACtagtctttactgaattttatcttgttgtgtgcagaccaattctccaatttctcaaggtcattctgaattctaatcctgtcctccaaagtgctcacaacacccacagcttagtgtcatccaccaTTTTTATAAGCCTACTCTGCGCACTGcatcatccaagtcattaatgaaaatattgactagcccCAGACCCAGGACTAACCCCTCTGGGACCCCACTCGATACATCCTCCCATTTTGATGGAGAACCATTGATAGACTGTCCTCAAAGAGCAGctttcaaccagttctgcacccatCTTATAGCAATTTCATCTTGATAATATTTCCCTAGTCTGCTTATGAGAATGGGGGACCGggtttgtagctcacgaaagcttatgctcaaataaatttgttagtctctaaggtgccacaagtcctccagttctttttactaaaatcaagatctatcTGTCTCCTGCTTCCCCCCAGACATTAGGCCagtgaccctgtcaaagaaggatattaggctGGTTTGGCAGGATTTGCTATTGACAAACCCATGCTggttattccttataaccctattatcctccagggacttacaaactgattgttcaataatttgttccagtatcttgcAGGTATGGAAGTTAGGCTGCCTGGTCTATAATCCTTGGGGTCCTCTTAGTTTCCCCTGTTTAGAGACAGGtgctgcccttttccagtccccgGGGACCTCACCCGTCTTCCATTTCTCAAAGACAATCGCTAACGGCTCCCAGATTGCTTCAGCTTCTTCCTTAAGTATCGGCGGGTGAATTGCACCAGTCCCTGCCAACCTGAATAGGTCGAACTCCTCTAAATACTCTTTAACTTCTCTGGCCTGCGTTcctcccccttgttgttaatattcatTGTGCTGAGTAGCTGTCACCATTAACcgttttagtgaagactgaagcaaaataggcattaatcCCCCCAGCTTTCTTGATGCCATCAATTAGCTTGCCTTCCTCAGGAAGTAGCGGACctgcactttccttcatctttctcttgctcccaaggtatttaaagaacctcttccgACTGCCTTTCTGTAACTCATTTTGCGCCTTAGCCTCTCGGATTTTGCCCCTACCTGCTGGTGCAATTCTTCTGTGCTCCTCCTTGACAACCTGTCCACATTTCCACTTATTAAGGGATTCTTCCTTACTTTTAAGATTGTTAAAGAGCTCCAGAGGGAGCCACCTCGGCCTTTTCCTGTCTTCCCTTCGCACCTGGctagtttgctgttgtgcctttaacACTGTTTAGCTGAGAAACTTCCAGTTCTTTTCTCCTTCGATTTGCTTCCCCCGGGACCTTAGCTCCCAGTTCTCTGAtctgttgaagtctgtttttttcGGAA
This genomic interval carries:
- the RASGRP2 gene encoding RAS guanyl-releasing protein 2 isoform X3, producing the protein MSETLDLDKGCTVEELLQGCIEAFDDEGKVRDPQLVRMFLMMHPWYIPSSHLAAKLLRIYQESRSSESSSLQVKTCHLVRYWISAFPAEFDLNPELAEQIKELKEVLGREGNRRHSNLIDIENVPTYKWKRQVTQRNPVAPKKRKMSLLFDHLESSELAEHLTYLEYRSFCKILFQDYHSFVMHGCTVDNPILERFITLFNSVSQWVQLMVLSKPTAQQRAQVITRFILVAQRLLQLQNFNTLMAVVGGLSHSSISRLKETHSHVSSETTKLWESMTELVTSLGNYSRYRRRLAECVGFRFPILGVHLKDLVAVHVALPDWLDRARTRVNGTKMQQLFGILNELVLVQSIKPPFEANMDLINLLTVSLDQYQTEEEIYQLSLQREPRGKSAVSACSVFRNFDVDGDGHISQEEFKIIRNNFPYLCKFGDLDENQDGCISREEMISYFMKSSAVVDGKMGFIHSFQETTFLHPVSCRHCKSLILGIYKQGFKCRCCGVNCHRQCREHLSLECRKRTKSFSLASPAHIPTRSFSFSLPRSACRSPRHTEIREEEVQDVEDGVFDIHL
- the RASGRP2 gene encoding RAS guanyl-releasing protein 2 isoform X2, translated to MSETLDLDKGCTVEELLQGCIEAFDDEGKVRDPQLVRMFLMMHPWYIPSSHLAAKLLRIYQESRSSESSSLQVKTCHLVRYWISAFPAEFDLNPELAEQIKELKEVLGREGNRRHSNLIDIENVPTYKWKRQVTQRNPVAPKKRKMSLLFDHLESSELAEHLTYLEYRSFCKILFQDYHSFVMHGCTVDNPILERFITLFNSVSQWVQLMVLSKPTAQQRAQVITRFILVAQRLLQLQNFNTLMAVVGGLSHSSISRLKETHSHVSSETTKLWESMTELVTSLGNYSRYRRRLAECVGFRFPILGVHLKDLVAVHVALPDWLDRARTRVNGTKMQQLFGILNELVLVQSIKPPFEANMDLINLLTVSLDQYQTEEEIYQLSLQREPRGKSAPSSPTSCSPPSRPADIDEWALAVKPKPDQTLVRTHIEKMVESVFRNFDVDGDGHISQEEFKIIRNNFPYLCKFGDLDENQDGCISREEMISYFMKSSAVVDGKMGFIHSFQETTFLHPVSCRHCKSLILGIYKQGFKCRCCGVNCHRQCREHLSLECRKRTKSFSLASPAHIPTRSFSFSLPRSACRSPRHTEIREEEVQDVEDGVFDIHL
- the RASGRP2 gene encoding RAS guanyl-releasing protein 2 isoform X1; its protein translation is MSETLDLDKGCTVEELLQGCIEAFDDEGKVRDPQLVRMFLMMHPWYIPSSHLAAKLLRIYQESRSSESSSLQVKTCHLVRYWISAFPAEFDLNPELAEQIKELKEVLGREGNRRHSNLIDIENVPTYKWKRQVTQRNPVAPKKRKMSLLFDHLESSELAEHLTYLEYRSFCKILFQDYHSFVMHGCTVDNPILERFITLFNSVSQWVQLMVLSKPTAQQRAQVITRFILVAQRLLQLQNFNTLMAVVGGLSHSSISRLKETHSHVSSETTKLWESMTELVTSLGNYSRYRRRLAECVGFRFPILGVHLKDLVAVHVALPDWLDRARTRVNGTKMQQLFGILNELVLVQSIKPPFEANMDLINLLTVSLDQYQTEEEIYQLSLQREPRGKSAVSACPSSPTSCSPPSRPADIDEWALAVKPKPDQTLVRTHIEKMVESVFRNFDVDGDGHISQEEFKIIRNNFPYLCKFGDLDENQDGCISREEMISYFMKSSAVVDGKMGFIHSFQETTFLHPVSCRHCKSLILGIYKQGFKCRCCGVNCHRQCREHLSLECRKRTKSFSLASPAHIPTRSFSFSLPRSACRSPRHTEIREEEVQDVEDGVFDIHL